TTGGAACTGATAAAATGGATATTATTCAGGAAAGATTAAATGCTGTAATTCATAAGCAATTTCCAGATAATAAGTTCGAGGTTTCAATGACAGGAAAAGCTCTTGTTTTCTTAAAAGGAACAAATTACTTGATTAGAAATCTTGTCATATCATTATCACTAGCAATCTTCTTGATTTCTATTTTTATGGCCTGGATGTTTAGATCATTAGAAATGATTTTAATCTCGTTGATTCCAAATATGCTGCCATTATTAATGACTGCTGGATTAATGGGATTCTTCGATATTCCAATAAAACCATCAACAATTCTTGTATTTAGTATTGCATTTGGTATATCCGTCGATGATACAATTCACTTCTTAGCCAAATATCGTCAAGAACTTTTAGCCAACAATTGGAGAATTAAGCCTGCTGTATATTCTGCTTTAAAAGAAACTGGTGTAAGTATGTTCTATACTTCTATTGTATTATTCTTTGGTTTCTTAGTATTTACTGTTTCAAGTTTTGGAGGAACTATAGCACTTGGAGGTTTAGTTTCAGTAACCCTTTTATTAGCAATGGTTTCAAATTTATTACTATTACCTTCTCTTCTATTATCTTTTGAGAAAAAAATAGCCAATAAGAAAGTATTAAAGGAAACTAATTTCAAGATTTTACCTCCTAAAGAAAAAACTGAAAAATAAAAGTACTTTTATTTAAAATCCCGCTATTCATAAGATAAATCCGTTGTTAATTTCTCTTTAAAAAATTATATTTGTCGCTCAATTTTTTAAAGAATATGAAAACAAGTAGCGTAAAAGAATTATTAGCTTCGGAAAAACTTCTTCAAGAAGTAAATGTTAAAGGTTGGGTAAGAGCATTTAGAAGTAATCGTTTTATTCAATTAAATGATGGTTCTACTATTAATAATATTCAATGTGTTGTAGATTTCGAAAATACAGATGAAGCTTTATTAAAGAGAATTACTATTGGCGCTGCTGTTTCTATTAATGGAACTTTAGTTGAAAGTCAAGGTAAAGGACAATCAGTAGAGATTCAAGTAACAAATGTTGAAATTTTAGGAGATGCTGATCCAGATGAAGTTTCTAAAACAATTTTACAACCGAAAAGACACTCATTAGAATTTTTAAGGCAACAAGCTCACTTACGTGTTAGAACTAATACTTTTAGTGCGGTTATGAGAGTTCGTTCAGCTCTTTCATTTGCTGTGCACCAGTATTTCCAACAAAACGGATTTTACTATGTGAACACTCCAATAATTACTGGATCTGATGCTGAAGGAGCTGGTGAAATGTTTAGAGTAACAAACTTTGAAGCAAATAAAGCTCCGTTAAACGAAGAAGGAGAAATTGATTATACTCAAGACTTCTTTGGTAAGCAAACGAACTTAACAGTATCTGGGCAATTAGAAGCGGAGACCTACGCAATGGGATTAGGTAAAGTATATACATTCGGACCTACATTTAGAGCTGAAAATTCAAATACAACTCGTCACCTAGCAGAATTCTGGATGATTGAACCTGAAGTTGCATTTAACGATTTAGATGCAAACATGGATTTATCTGAAGATTTCATCAAATACGTTCTACAATACGTATTAGATAACTGTCCAGATGATTTAAATTTCTTAGAAAACAGATTACTTCAAGAAGAAAAGACAAAACCACAAGCTGAGCGTAGTGAAATGTCTTTAATTGAAAAAATCAAGTTTGTAGTAGATAATAATTTCAAAAGAGTTTCTTATACAGAAGCTATTGATATTTTACGTAACAGTAAGCCTAACAAAAAGAAGAAATTCCAATTTCCAATTGATGAATGGGGAGCTGATTTACAATCTGAACACGAACGTTATTTAGTAGAAAAACACTTTAAGTGTCCAGTAATTTTATTTGATTATCCAGCGAAAATTAAAGCATTCTATATGCGTTTAAATGACGATGGTAAAACAGTAAGAGCCATGGACGTTTTATTCCCAGGAATTGGAGAAATGGTTGGTGGATCTCAAAGAGAAGAACGTTTAGATGTTTTAAAAGAGAAAATGGCTGCTTTAGATATTGAAGAAGACGAATTATGGTGGTATTTAGACACTCGTAAATTCGGAACTGCAGTACATTCTGGATTTGGTTTAGGTTTTGAGCGCTTAGTATTATTTACAACAGGAATGGGTAATATTAGAGACGTTATTCCTTTCCCTAGAACACCACAAAACGCAGAATTCTAAAAAGAATTATAAAATACATGCAACAATCGCCATTCCTAACTCGAATGGCGATTTTATTTTTACTGAATTCATATATTTGTATTTATGTTAAAACAAAGTTTACATC
This genomic window from Tenacibaculum sp. 190524A05c contains:
- the asnS gene encoding asparagine--tRNA ligase; amino-acid sequence: MKTSSVKELLASEKLLQEVNVKGWVRAFRSNRFIQLNDGSTINNIQCVVDFENTDEALLKRITIGAAVSINGTLVESQGKGQSVEIQVTNVEILGDADPDEVSKTILQPKRHSLEFLRQQAHLRVRTNTFSAVMRVRSALSFAVHQYFQQNGFYYVNTPIITGSDAEGAGEMFRVTNFEANKAPLNEEGEIDYTQDFFGKQTNLTVSGQLEAETYAMGLGKVYTFGPTFRAENSNTTRHLAEFWMIEPEVAFNDLDANMDLSEDFIKYVLQYVLDNCPDDLNFLENRLLQEEKTKPQAERSEMSLIEKIKFVVDNNFKRVSYTEAIDILRNSKPNKKKKFQFPIDEWGADLQSEHERYLVEKHFKCPVILFDYPAKIKAFYMRLNDDGKTVRAMDVLFPGIGEMVGGSQREERLDVLKEKMAALDIEEDELWWYLDTRKFGTAVHSGFGLGFERLVLFTTGMGNIRDVIPFPRTPQNAEF